The following are from one region of the Rhodopirellula sp. P2 genome:
- a CDS encoding phytanoyl-CoA dioxygenase family protein, whose amino-acid sequence MPRPLTEAQIADYDRQGFLLASSLFDPDEIELLRRSAKEDKRLDDHAFGRDDGEGGTVRLSLWNHPGDGVYGAFARCNRIVERAEQLLRDEPYHYHSKMIMKDARVGGAWAWHQDYGYWYGNGVLTPNLVSCFIAVDPATKENGCLQVIRGSHACGRIHHQLTGQQAGADPERVTEILKRFELLHVEMSPGDVLFFHSNLLHRSDQNHSENPRWSMICCYNAKSNDPYKESHHPRYTPLNRLPDSAVREIGGQRFEDADSHPNDSQGQSMAWLDPNRDASATSLKAKSKDADN is encoded by the coding sequence ATGCCCCGCCCACTCACTGAAGCCCAGATTGCCGATTACGACCGCCAAGGATTTTTGTTGGCTTCGTCGTTGTTCGATCCCGACGAGATCGAACTGCTGCGCCGCTCGGCCAAAGAAGACAAACGCTTGGACGACCACGCGTTTGGTCGTGATGACGGCGAAGGCGGCACCGTTCGTCTGTCTCTTTGGAACCATCCCGGTGACGGCGTCTATGGAGCGTTTGCAAGGTGCAACCGAATCGTGGAACGGGCTGAGCAGCTGCTGCGCGACGAACCCTATCATTATCACTCCAAGATGATCATGAAGGACGCCCGAGTCGGTGGCGCGTGGGCCTGGCATCAAGATTACGGCTACTGGTACGGCAACGGCGTTTTGACGCCGAACCTAGTCAGTTGTTTCATCGCCGTTGATCCGGCAACCAAAGAAAACGGGTGCTTGCAAGTCATCCGAGGCTCCCATGCGTGCGGACGCATTCATCATCAACTGACCGGTCAACAAGCCGGGGCCGATCCTGAACGCGTGACCGAGATTTTAAAACGCTTTGAGCTCCTGCACGTTGAAATGAGTCCGGGTGATGTGCTCTTCTTCCATTCCAACCTGTTGCACCGCAGCGATCAAAATCACAGCGAGAATCCGCGTTGGTCGATGATTTGTTGCTACAACGCCAAGTCCAATGATCCCTACAAAGAATCTCATCACCCACGCTACACGCCACTGAATCGGTTGCCAGACTCCGCGGTACGCGAGATTGGAGGGCAGCGATTTGAAGACGCTGACTCCCACCCAAACGATTCGCAAGGTCAGTCCATGGCGTGGCTGGACCCGAATCGAGACGCCAGCGCGACCTCATTGAAAGCGAAATCAAAGGACGCGGACAATTGA
- a CDS encoding sensor histidine kinase has product MSHQASSAQSTHAASESPSSAATANELTVLREQVKRLQNLATLGELTGTATHEFNNVLMTVINYAKLGLRNEDKASRDKALTKILEASERAAQITNTILAQARNRSDAMGPVDLSGLVRETLVLMQREMQKYRISIETDLPETATVHASGNQIQRLLLNLLTNSRQAIGECGTLWIRVASCETGPDGNGYVELTVRDSGKGIPEDVLPKIFDPYFSTKAGPDETGKGGTGLGLAACKEIIDEHKGRVRVESSVGRGTAFIIRLPISASQRAAA; this is encoded by the coding sequence ATGTCGCACCAAGCCTCCTCCGCCCAATCGACTCACGCCGCCTCCGAATCCCCATCCAGTGCGGCCACCGCCAATGAGCTCACGGTGCTGCGGGAACAGGTCAAGCGATTGCAGAACCTGGCGACACTCGGCGAGTTGACCGGTACGGCCACTCACGAATTCAACAACGTGCTGATGACCGTCATCAACTACGCCAAACTAGGACTGCGGAACGAAGACAAAGCCAGCCGCGACAAAGCACTGACGAAAATCTTGGAAGCCTCCGAGCGTGCCGCTCAAATCACCAACACGATCTTGGCCCAGGCCCGCAACCGCAGCGACGCGATGGGACCAGTCGACTTGAGCGGATTGGTTCGGGAAACCTTGGTGCTGATGCAACGCGAAATGCAAAAGTACCGAATCAGCATCGAAACCGACCTCCCCGAAACGGCGACGGTTCATGCCAGCGGGAACCAAATCCAACGCCTGCTTCTCAACCTGCTGACCAATTCGCGACAAGCCATCGGCGAATGCGGCACGCTCTGGATTCGGGTCGCCTCGTGCGAAACCGGCCCGGATGGGAACGGCTACGTTGAACTGACAGTTCGCGATTCAGGCAAGGGCATCCCCGAGGACGTTCTGCCCAAGATCTTTGATCCGTACTTCTCCACCAAAGCCGGTCCCGATGAAACGGGAAAGGGCGGCACAGGGTTGGGCTTGGCCGCCTGCAAAGAAATCATCGACGAACACAAAGGACGTGTTCGAGTCGAAAGCTCGGTCGGCCGTGGCACCGCCTTCATCATCCGCCTGCCAATCAGCGCCTCCCAACGGGCCGCCGCCTGA
- a CDS encoding NAD-dependent epimerase/dehydratase family protein, translating to MRVIVTGSSGLIGSAAVRHWDALGDEVIGIDNDMRATFFGPDGSTKWNQSRLEQETSNFRTVSLDIRDREGVLDLFQNEPPDLVIHCAAQPSHDKAAAIPFLDFEVNANGTLNLLEGTRQHAPEAVFCHMSTNKVYGDAPNELPLDELETRWEYAREEDHAGISESCRIDQTMHSLFGASKTAADVLAQEYGKYFGLKTGIFRGGCLTGASHSGVELHGFLSYLVHVAVTGKPYTIFGYKGKQVRDQIECSDVVKAFEAFSKNPRPGEVYNIGGGRDNAASVLECIQKIEDISGHKVKWTLGDDNRKGDHICYISDLSKLRRDYPDWDIRVSLDEILRQMIASEESKLATA from the coding sequence ATGCGTGTGATTGTGACAGGTTCCAGTGGGCTGATCGGCTCGGCCGCCGTGCGGCATTGGGACGCCTTGGGTGACGAAGTCATCGGCATCGACAACGACATGCGCGCCACTTTCTTCGGCCCGGATGGCAGCACCAAGTGGAACCAGTCGCGACTGGAACAGGAAACATCGAATTTTCGAACCGTCTCGCTGGACATTCGCGACCGCGAGGGGGTGCTGGATTTGTTTCAGAACGAGCCCCCAGATTTGGTGATCCACTGTGCGGCCCAGCCATCGCACGACAAAGCCGCCGCGATTCCATTCTTGGATTTCGAAGTCAACGCCAACGGAACATTGAATCTGCTCGAGGGAACTCGTCAGCATGCACCCGAAGCGGTGTTCTGCCACATGAGCACGAACAAGGTTTACGGGGATGCACCCAACGAGTTGCCGCTGGACGAATTGGAAACCCGCTGGGAATACGCTCGCGAAGAAGACCACGCTGGCATTTCTGAGTCGTGCCGCATCGACCAAACCATGCACTCTTTGTTCGGTGCGTCCAAGACCGCGGCGGATGTGTTGGCTCAGGAGTACGGCAAGTACTTCGGGTTGAAGACCGGTATCTTCCGCGGCGGTTGTTTGACCGGGGCCAGCCACAGCGGCGTCGAGTTGCACGGGTTCTTGAGCTATCTCGTTCACGTGGCCGTGACGGGCAAGCCCTACACGATCTTTGGATACAAAGGCAAACAAGTTCGCGACCAAATCGAATGCAGCGATGTGGTCAAAGCCTTCGAAGCGTTCTCGAAGAACCCCCGTCCAGGCGAGGTTTACAACATCGGTGGCGGACGCGACAACGCGGCCAGCGTGCTGGAATGCATTCAGAAGATTGAGGACATCTCGGGGCACAAAGTGAAGTGGACGCTGGGCGATGACAATCGCAAAGGCGATCACATTTGTTACATCAGCGACTTGAGCAAACTGCGACGTGATTACCCGGACTGGGACATTCGCGTGTCGCTGGACGAGATCCTGCGACAGATGATTGCAAGCGAAGAGTCCAAGCTCGCGACGGCATGA
- a CDS encoding sulfatase family protein: protein MADDLGYGDIGCYGAKGLETPNIDRMASEGCQFTSGYCSASTCTPTRYSFLTGTYAFRVPGTGIAPPNSPALIPAGTTTTASLLQDAGYKTAVIGKWHLGLGEKNEGPDWNGDLKPGPLEIGFDHCILLPTTNDRVPQVYVNNHNVENLDPADPLWVGNKKPSQDHPTGITHRDTLKMDWTHGHNSTIHNGISRIGFYTGGHAARFRDEDLSDRWVAESKRWISEHKDEPFFLFFASHDLHVPRVVHERFQGSTALGPRGDAIAELDWCVGELMKSLEENGLTEKTLLVFCSDNGPVLDDGYKDDANEKLGDHDPNGPYQGGKYTVYEGGTRTPFITRMPGTIPVGVSDELVCTIDFAASLAAMVGQELPNDACLDSQNVLGALMNQSGASGREHLVQQDNGKIGNYGYRVGNWKLVRHDQKKSYNFDLSMTRKPVPQFALHNLESDPAEQNDLSDSEPERAKQMQQELQKLLDAGRSR from the coding sequence ATGGCCGATGATCTCGGGTATGGCGACATTGGTTGCTACGGAGCCAAGGGTCTGGAAACGCCGAACATCGATCGCATGGCATCCGAGGGTTGCCAATTCACCAGCGGCTATTGCTCGGCATCCACCTGCACCCCGACCCGGTATTCGTTCCTCACTGGCACCTACGCGTTTCGCGTTCCCGGAACCGGGATCGCGCCACCGAACAGCCCCGCGTTGATTCCCGCTGGAACCACGACAACGGCCAGCCTGCTGCAAGACGCCGGCTACAAAACTGCCGTCATCGGCAAATGGCACCTGGGCTTGGGCGAAAAGAACGAAGGCCCAGATTGGAATGGTGATCTGAAACCAGGACCTTTGGAGATCGGCTTCGATCACTGCATCTTGCTTCCGACCACCAACGACCGCGTGCCACAGGTCTACGTGAACAACCACAACGTCGAAAACCTGGATCCGGCCGATCCACTGTGGGTTGGCAACAAGAAACCCTCCCAAGACCACCCCACGGGAATCACCCATCGCGACACGCTGAAGATGGATTGGACGCACGGTCACAACTCCACGATTCACAACGGCATCAGCCGCATTGGGTTCTACACCGGAGGCCACGCCGCTCGATTCCGCGACGAAGACTTGTCGGATCGCTGGGTGGCAGAATCCAAACGCTGGATCAGCGAACACAAAGACGAACCGTTCTTCCTGTTCTTTGCCTCACACGATCTGCACGTGCCTCGAGTGGTGCATGAACGCTTTCAGGGCAGCACCGCACTGGGACCTCGTGGCGACGCCATCGCGGAACTGGATTGGTGCGTGGGCGAGCTGATGAAGTCGCTTGAAGAAAACGGACTGACCGAAAAAACCTTGCTCGTGTTCTGCAGCGACAACGGGCCTGTGTTGGACGATGGCTACAAAGACGATGCCAATGAAAAACTTGGCGACCATGATCCCAATGGCCCCTATCAAGGCGGCAAGTACACGGTTTACGAAGGCGGCACGCGAACGCCATTCATCACCCGGATGCCCGGCACCATTCCCGTCGGTGTCAGCGACGAACTGGTTTGCACCATCGACTTTGCGGCCAGTCTCGCGGCGATGGTCGGGCAAGAGCTTCCCAACGACGCTTGCCTGGACAGCCAAAACGTCCTCGGTGCGTTGATGAATCAGTCCGGTGCCTCCGGTCGCGAACACTTGGTCCAACAAGACAACGGAAAAATCGGCAACTACGGCTACCGCGTCGGCAATTGGAAACTCGTTCGACACGACCAAAAGAAGTCATACAACTTCGACCTGTCGATGACGCGAAAACCAGTCCCCCAATTCGCTCTTCACAACCTTGAGTCAGATCCAGCCGAACAGAACGATTTGAGTGACAGCGAACCCGAACGAGCGAAGCAAATGCAGCAGGAACTTCAAAAGCTCCTCGACGCCGGCCGCAGTCGCTAA
- a CDS encoding ThuA domain-containing protein yields MKTWLSLALLSLVTFPVASLAADSDYAPLVYEGEEGIGKGKHIVFIANDHEYRSEQACPLLAKILAKHHGFRCTVLFGIDEDGEIKAGDAPVPGMEALKDADLLFFFTRFMKLPDDQVDLLVDYFERGGPVVGARTSTHCFNGQKGKWSKLNFNYSGDDYLGGLGEQVFGNTWHAQRGQSHYGGNHSSSSRITALDSAKEHPIMTGVGTMHGYSGAYKSQPPTGATPLVEVQVLKTFEPSDDVNTDKPKVSAGWTRDHYVAPSGDKKDARVAYFSFGASEDLLDEDTRRCFANACLWALGMEGQIEPELDMSLVGSFVPTPFTTGAFYRDHVRPSELAAWDSEIMPTDHEMGGMDNPKMVRKMGSALKARPKLRQQLAEKYPELFAEPVK; encoded by the coding sequence ATGAAGACTTGGCTCTCTCTGGCTTTGCTGTCTCTCGTCACTTTTCCGGTTGCCAGTTTGGCAGCGGATTCCGATTACGCGCCGTTGGTTTACGAAGGCGAGGAAGGAATCGGAAAAGGCAAGCACATCGTGTTCATCGCCAACGATCACGAATACCGATCCGAGCAAGCCTGCCCACTGCTCGCGAAAATTCTGGCCAAGCATCACGGCTTTCGCTGCACCGTGTTGTTTGGAATCGACGAGGACGGCGAGATCAAAGCGGGGGACGCACCCGTCCCCGGAATGGAAGCCCTCAAGGATGCGGACCTGCTGTTTTTCTTCACCCGGTTCATGAAGCTGCCCGACGATCAAGTCGACCTGTTGGTGGATTACTTTGAGCGAGGTGGTCCGGTCGTGGGCGCGCGGACCTCGACTCACTGCTTCAACGGCCAAAAGGGCAAGTGGTCGAAGCTCAACTTCAACTACAGCGGTGACGATTACCTGGGCGGTTTGGGCGAGCAGGTCTTTGGCAACACCTGGCATGCGCAACGCGGGCAAAGTCACTATGGCGGCAATCACAGTTCAAGCAGCCGGATCACGGCGTTGGATTCAGCCAAGGAACATCCCATCATGACCGGAGTCGGCACGATGCATGGTTACAGCGGAGCGTACAAGTCTCAGCCGCCGACGGGAGCCACGCCGTTGGTTGAAGTTCAGGTCTTGAAAACGTTTGAGCCGAGTGACGACGTCAACACGGACAAGCCCAAGGTGTCGGCCGGTTGGACTCGCGATCACTACGTCGCGCCATCAGGCGACAAGAAAGATGCCCGCGTGGCTTACTTCTCGTTCGGCGCGTCGGAAGACTTGCTCGATGAAGACACGCGTCGTTGCTTTGCAAATGCGTGTTTGTGGGCGCTCGGGATGGAAGGCCAGATTGAACCCGAGTTGGACATGAGCTTGGTCGGCTCGTTTGTTCCAACGCCGTTCACCACCGGTGCGTTCTACCGCGACCATGTGCGTCCCTCTGAGCTTGCCGCTTGGGACAGCGAGATCATGCCGACCGATCATGAAATGGGCGGCATGGACAATCCCAAGATGGTTCGGAAGATGGGATCCGCTTTGAAGGCACGTCCCAAACTGCGACAGCAACTCGCCGAAAAGTATCCCGAACTGTTTGCCGAACCGGTCAAGTGA